From the genome of Cryptosporangium minutisporangium:
CCCGGCGAGCATCGAGCAGGTGCACGTCGCATTCAGCAGTTTCGTCTGATCGGCCATCAAGGGCTCGGGCGCGACGCGCGCCCGAGCTCGACCGAATCACCCGAGGAGCATCGAATGGCCGTGATCGAATCGGCGCAGGCCCCGCCTCATTCGGCCGGTGAATGGCCGATGGATTCGCTGGACGTCGCCGGGCGAATTCGGGCCGGCTGGACGCCGCTCCCTTTCCAGGAATTCGTCGTCAAGGTACACAGCCGCTGCAATCTCGCCTGTGACTACTGCTACATGTACGAGATGGCCGACCAGAGCTGGCGAGCGCAGCCGGCGGTCATGCCGGACCGGGTGATGGGACACGTCTGCGACCGGATCGGCGAACACGTCGCGGCACACGACCTTCGTGCGGTTCACGTCGTCCTGCACGGCGGTGAGCCGCTGCTCGCCGGCCGTGCCGCGATCCGCCGTTTCGCTCGATTGGCGCGAGCGGCCGTCGGTTCCGCCCGGCTCGAGATCGGTGTGCAGACGAACGGAATTCTGCTGAGCCCGGAGTTCCTGGACCTGTTCGCCGAGTACGGCATCCGGGTCGGCGTGAGTCTGGACGGCGGCCAGGACGGCCAGGACCGCCACCGGCGATACGCGAGCGGCCGCGGCAGCTACGACCGGGTCGCCGAGGGCCTGCGCCGGTTGACCTCCGACGCGTACCGCCCGCTGTTCAGCGGCTTGCTCTGCACGATCGACGTCGCCAACGACCCGCTCGCCACCTACCGTGAACTCGCCTCGTGGGAGCCCCCGAAGGTCGACTTCCTGCTGCCGCACGGAAACTGGGCGACGCCGCCGCCGGGGCGCACGCCCGATCCCGCCGCGACGCCGTACGCGGACTGGCTGATCCCGATCTTCGAGCAGTGGTACGGCGGCGGCGACCCGACGACGCCCGTCCGGCTGTTCACCGCGATCATCCGGCTGCTCCTCGGCCGGACCGCCGTGACCGAACACGTCGGGCTCTCGGCGATCCGACTGCTGGTGATCGAGACCGACGGCACGCTCCAGCAGGTCGACACGCTGAAGAGCACCTACTCGGGGGCGCCGGAAACCGGCCTCAACGTCATCGACAACACGTTCGACGAGGCGCTCGTGCATCCCTCGATCGTGGCCCGTCAGATCGGCGTCGAGGCGCTCGGTGCCACCTGCCGGTCGTGCTCGCTCCGCGACGTCTGCGGAGGCGGCGACTACACGCACCGTTACCGCGAGCACTCCGGCTTCCGACACCGCTCCGTCTACTGCCCGGACCTGATGCGCCTGATCACGCACATCAAGAGCCGGGTCGAAACCGATCTCCGCGCTGCACGGAGGGAGACCCCGTCATGAGCGTCCCCACGCACGCCGCCTCGTCGACCGACGATCTGGTCGTCACCCTGGCCGCCGGGACCGACGTCACGGCCTCGATCAACCGGCTGTACTCCGCCCAGCTCCGGCTGCGCACCGCTCGCCTGCGAGCGCTCGTCGCACGGGCTCGTGGCGTGGACCCGCAGATCACGCGGGAGACCTACCCGGACGAAAGCTACGCAACGCTGCTCACCGTGCAGAAGACGCACCCGCGAGTGGTAGCGGCGCTCCTGCTCTACCCGCACGTCGGCGCCTGGCTCGCGAACGGATTACGCCGACTCGACGCCGAGCGCCCGGCCACGTGGGCGGACCTTCAGCCGGAGTACCTCCCGGGGCTGGCGGCCTCGGCCGTGCTTCGGGCAGGTGTCGACGCCACGGTGCCGCTGCGCGCCCGTGCGGATCGGGTCTTCCTGCCCACTCTCGGGACGTGTGTGCTGCCGCCCGCGGCAGAGGCCGCCCCGGCATGGATTCTCCGGGTCGACGCGTCCGGTCGCCGGATCACCGACGGGAGCACGGAGATTCCGCTGCCCGCCGACCTCTCCGAGGAGACCGCCAGGTGGCTGCCGATCCGGCGGCTGCGCGCCGTGCACGGGACTGCCCTCGATGTGGCACTCGACGATCAGGATCCTGCGCGGACCTGCGGACCGACCCGCGATCTCGCCCCTCGGCTCGATCCGGCGGAGGTAGCGGACTGGCAGCGCGCCTTCGACGAGGCCTGGGGGTTGCTGGTCGCCGACCATCCGACGTATGCCGAAGG
Proteins encoded in this window:
- a CDS encoding FxsB family cyclophane-forming radical SAM/SPASM peptide maturase, coding for MAVIESAQAPPHSAGEWPMDSLDVAGRIRAGWTPLPFQEFVVKVHSRCNLACDYCYMYEMADQSWRAQPAVMPDRVMGHVCDRIGEHVAAHDLRAVHVVLHGGEPLLAGRAAIRRFARLARAAVGSARLEIGVQTNGILLSPEFLDLFAEYGIRVGVSLDGGQDGQDRHRRYASGRGSYDRVAEGLRRLTSDAYRPLFSGLLCTIDVANDPLATYRELASWEPPKVDFLLPHGNWATPPPGRTPDPAATPYADWLIPIFEQWYGGGDPTTPVRLFTAIIRLLLGRTAVTEHVGLSAIRLLVIETDGTLQQVDTLKSTYSGAPETGLNVIDNTFDEALVHPSIVARQIGVEALGATCRSCSLRDVCGGGDYTHRYREHSGFRHRSVYCPDLMRLITHIKSRVETDLRAARRETPS